CAAGTCTAGATGCAGGATGATACTTTAGCCTCATGGCCGCAAAAAGAAAGCAGATAACCAAGCCAAGCGCCCTCCAGTCCGAGACTCCCAAACCACCAACCGCAACCACCATCAAACCCGCATCAAAATCTGCCAAATCAAAGCTCATCTCCTCCAAACTCTCCTACAAAGGCAAAGTCTTCTCCGTCTTCACCGACAAGGTCCAGGAGCCAGGCGGACACCTCAACACCCGCGACGTCATCCGCCACAACGGCTCCGTCGTCATCCTCGCCGTAGACGAGTCCAAAAATCCCGCCGACCCTGACATCATCCTCGAACGCCAGTATCGCCACGCCGCCGGCCAGCTCCTCATCGAACTTCCCGCCGGTCGCGTTGAACCCGGAGAAGCCATCCTCGCCGCCGCCAAACGCGAGATGATCGAAGAGACCGGCTATCGCGCCAAACGCTGGACCCTCCTCACCAAATACTTCGCCAGCCCAGGCTTCCTCGGCGAGTGGATGCAGATCTACCTCGCACGCGACCTCCGTGAAGGCGCCTCCGCCCCCGAACTCGACGAGAACATCGAAGTCTTTCGCCTCCCCCTCTCCGAAGCCCTCGCTCTCATCGCCGACAACAAGATCCACGACGGAAAAACTCTCATCGGTCTCATGCTCTACGACTCAGCTCGTCGCGCTGGCCGGCTCTAATCCACTTCGCAGGTAAAGTGTCCTGTCAAGCCTCTGTCAAAAATGACGCTCGCTTCCTTAAAGTTTTTTTCAACTCCTTCCCATCCCATCAAAAACCACATGCACCCAATCACTTGCCACACCTCCATATAGGGTGCAAGTTCATAGCCAAACACGCCTGCATCCGCAAAAACCCTGCTCGCAATCACCCCTTGAGAAAACTCCTTCTTCCCTCTTTGCGTCACATCTTCCAGATGGGGCGCCGCCGTTGAAACGCTTTCTCCTCGCGGCTCACCATAGTGACAGAACCAAAGAAAGGGAGTCGCTCCAGTGGCACAATATAAGGGCACAGTGAAATGGTTTAATAACGCAAAAGGCTACGGCTTCCTGGGTCGCGATGATGGAGCCGACGTCTTCGTCCACTACAGCTCCATCCAGCGCGAGGGCTACAAGAGCCTCAAAGAAGGGGATGAGGTTGAGTTCGACATCATCCAGGGCACCAAAGGACCTCAGGCCGATCAAGTAGCTCGTCTCAAAGAAGCGAGTCAAAATCAAGCGAGTCAAAGTCAGTAGCGTTAACTTTCCCTCAGGTCGGTGCAGCGGCTCGTACGATCAGCCCTGCTCGATCCCTGTAAGCCCCTCACAATTTGTTGCATACTGACATCAGTGGCCGCACCCGCCTCTGACGCCTTCCCATGGACAATATCTCGATCGCACGCCTCCTCGACGAAACCGCCTCCCTCCTCGAGATCGACTCCGCCGACCCCTTCCGCATCCGCTCCTACCGCCGCGCCGCCGAAGCCGTAGAGCAGCAAACCACCCAGCTATCGACCATCGCCGACGATCCCAAGCAACTCCTCGCCATCTCCGGCATCGGCAAAGGCATGCTCGCCAACATCCAGGCCCTTCTCACCACCGGCACCATGCCCCTCCGCGAAGAGCTTCTGCAAAAGTACAAACCCACCATGCTCGACCTACTTCGCCTACCCGGCATGGGCCCCAAAACAGTAGCGCTCGTCTGGTCCTTCTGCCAGGTCTGCGACATCGACGGCCTCGAAGCCGCCGCCAAAGCCGGCCAACTCACCAAGCTCCCCCGCATGGGCGAGAAGTTCGTCACCAAGCTCCTCAAAGGCATCGAAGACCATCGCAAGAACTCCAGCCGCTTCCGCATCGATAAGGCCCAGCAACACGCCGACACCATCATCAACCTCATCCGCGCCTTCCCGGGCATCGACGAGATCATCCCCGCCGGATCCCTCCGCCGCGGTCGCGAGACCGTAGGCGAC
The nucleotide sequence above comes from Tunturibacter empetritectus. Encoded proteins:
- a CDS encoding NUDIX hydrolase, translated to MAAKRKQITKPSALQSETPKPPTATTIKPASKSAKSKLISSKLSYKGKVFSVFTDKVQEPGGHLNTRDVIRHNGSVVILAVDESKNPADPDIILERQYRHAAGQLLIELPAGRVEPGEAILAAAKREMIEETGYRAKRWTLLTKYFASPGFLGEWMQIYLARDLREGASAPELDENIEVFRLPLSEALALIADNKIHDGKTLIGLMLYDSARRAGRL
- a CDS encoding cold shock domain-containing protein, with product MAQYKGTVKWFNNAKGYGFLGRDDGADVFVHYSSIQREGYKSLKEGDEVEFDIIQGTKGPQADQVARLKEASQNQASQSQ